From a single Notolabrus celidotus isolate fNotCel1 chromosome 7, fNotCel1.pri, whole genome shotgun sequence genomic region:
- the LOC117816219 gene encoding uncharacterized protein LOC117816219 isoform X2, translating to MELTALHLLLWFMVAFTSTAQELLSLRVSPKISAVCGQPVSLHCEVSSSQHGLSIKHMEWYHNNTSLCTMNSEDKNPIINPGFTVSDFDCKYHQGKLTLIFKKLQPMDTGDFGCKLRSNKGTRVKSTTVELQECCGQVEGVMEHGRPTCTFTHVYPDGEVVCDCMIDWKIPCSCISEELRISRMSICHLKKCLNKVL from the exons ATGGAGTTAACAGCCCTGCATTTACTTCTCTGGTTCATGGTTGCATTCACGTCTACTGCACAAG AGTTGTTGAGCCTACGTGTGAGTCCCAAGATTTCTGCAGTGTGTGGCCAGCCGGTTAGCCTTCACTGCGAGGTGTCCTCATCTCAACAtgggctgtcaatcaaacataTGGAGTGGTATCACAATAATACCTCCTTATGTACGATGAACAGTGAAGACAAGAATCCAATAATAAACCCGGGGTTCACTGTAAGTGACTTTGATTGCAAGTATCACCAGGGAAAACTCacactcatttttaaaaaactgcaacCAATGGACACTGGAGACTTCGGCTGTAAACTACGGTCTAACAAAGGAACTCGAGTCAAAAGCACTACGGTGGAGTTACAAG AGTGCTGTGGACAAGTTGAGGGTGTTATGGAACATGGCCGCCCAACCTGTACCTTCACCCATGTCTACCCAGATGGAGAG GTGGTTTGTGACTGCATGATTGATTGGAAGATACCCTGTTCCTGTATTTCAGAGGAATTACGCATATCAAGGATGTCTATTTGTCatctaaaaaaatgtttgaacaaG GTTTTATAG
- the LOC117816219 gene encoding uncharacterized protein LOC117816219 isoform X1 — protein sequence MELTALHLLLWFMVAFTSTAQELLSLRVSPKISAVCGQPVSLHCEVSSSQHGLSIKHMEWYHNNTSLCTMNSEDKNPIINPGFTVSDFDCKYHQGKLTLIFKKLQPMDTGDFGCKLRSNKGTRVKSTTVELQECCGQVEGVMEHGRPTCTFTHVYPDGEVRWFQGSHHQKLGQITLKNVEDGGWLTIQSYLEEKKTGLPYNCSLWSTETDRYITSTLVTDLDNSSVSRSPLGNGAGSQGRTLIDLIVTVLLVVTLI from the exons ATGGAGTTAACAGCCCTGCATTTACTTCTCTGGTTCATGGTTGCATTCACGTCTACTGCACAAG AGTTGTTGAGCCTACGTGTGAGTCCCAAGATTTCTGCAGTGTGTGGCCAGCCGGTTAGCCTTCACTGCGAGGTGTCCTCATCTCAACAtgggctgtcaatcaaacataTGGAGTGGTATCACAATAATACCTCCTTATGTACGATGAACAGTGAAGACAAGAATCCAATAATAAACCCGGGGTTCACTGTAAGTGACTTTGATTGCAAGTATCACCAGGGAAAACTCacactcatttttaaaaaactgcaacCAATGGACACTGGAGACTTCGGCTGTAAACTACGGTCTAACAAAGGAACTCGAGTCAAAAGCACTACGGTGGAGTTACAAG AGTGCTGTGGACAAGTTGAGGGTGTTATGGAACATGGCCGCCCAACCTGTACCTTCACCCATGTCTACCCAGATGGAGAGGTACGCTGGTTTCAAGGCTCCCACCATCAAAAACTAGGACAAATCACCCTTAAAAATGTTGAAGATGGGGGTTGGCTGACAATCCAAAGCtacctggaggaaaaaaaaacagggttgCCTTACAACTGTTCCTTGTGGAGCACTGAAACAGACAGATACATCACCAGCACTTTGGTTACTGATCTTGACAATTCATCAGTAAGCCGAAGCCCTTTGGGGAATGGAGCAGGATCACAGGGACGCACATTGATAGATTTAATTGTCACAGTGTTACTTGTTGTCACCCTGATATAA